AGAGCTTCAATTCGGAACTTGGAAGTACAAGTGGGTCAGTTGAGCAAGTGGATACCTGAGAGACCTCCTAACACTCTTCCCAGTAACATAGAGGTAAATCCAAGAGAAGAGTGTAAGGCCCTTGTCATGGCCAAGGAGGCTGAGCCAAAAGAGATCCATGCTACTGAGGAATTAAAGGAAGAAAAGGCTCAACAAGAAACTAGAAGCATATTGTTATACGCCCCATTGGTGGCATATGAACCTAAAGTACCACACCATTAGAAGATTCAAGAGGAGACCAAATATGAGCAGTTCAGTCAGTTCTTGGAAATCTTTAAAAAAGTTGCACATCAATATTTTTTTGCTGAGGTGTTGGAGAAGATGCCTCCCTATATGGCCTTCATAAAAAGCATACTCTCTGAGAAGATGGCCTTGAGGGGAGATGAAACTGTGGTCTTGACCAAGGAGTGCAGTGCACTGATTTAGAGGAAGCTACCCAAGAAGATGCCAGACCCCAAAAGCTTCCTGATCTCCTATACCATTGGGACTATTACATTTGAGAAGGCACTGTGTGATCTTGGTTCAAGCATAAATTTTATGCCGCTCTATGTAATGAAGAAATTGGGGAGCCAAGAAGCGCAGCCTACAAGAATAGCACTGGAGATGGCTGACAAGTTTCGAAAGCAAGCATATGGGCTAGTGGAGAACGTACTGGTCAAGGTTGGAGAGCTATTCCTCCTGGCAGATTTTGTGATACTTGACATAGGAGCGGATACAGATGACTTCATAATTATAAGAAGGCCATTCCTAGCCACTAGAAGAACCCTAACTGATGTTAAGAGGGTGAATTGGTGCTAAGGTTACATGAGGATTACATGGTTTTTGATGATTAGATTCTTGCTAGTATAGAATTTCATAGAAATATAAtcgcattgtaagtatagtttctaaaccaacaaagaatcctttcgtacaaaagttttagttgtcacttaagcaaacccaataaaatttataaccgaagtatttaaacctcgggtcgtatctcaaggaattgcagggaagtatgatttattattggttatggaaaaaaaggtatatttttgggtttttcaaatagagaacaagtaatttaaattacaagaaaaataaattaataatcataaaaactcttagcaaggtatgagaactggaaatcccatcctagttatccttatcaggtgtgatgagaattgtttgttgctcccacttagttaacccttactaaacaaaggaaagtcaagtggactaatcaacatgattcctcaagtcctagtcaacttctatggaaagactagctttagagggatctaaatcaatcagcaattTCCAATTCTCAATCAACCGCTGAATTTGACaactcaagtgttaccaattatttaaccaaagctaaaaggggaaaaatctaaattattttatatcataaatagaagaaagcaatcataaatttgaaatacctcaaattgcattaaataaaatattcaaatctaacatgaagagttcataagccaatttggcaacataagtaattaacaagtaaaagcattagagtaaataaaagtaaaagagaaacataaatttaaggaatattgaacctggaatttggAAAAAAAGTAAACCTaacctaagagaaatcctaatcctaaaacctaagagagagtagagagcctctctctaaaaattacatctaaaacctaaaattgtgaatttgaatgttgtgtccattcccccactttatagcctctaatatgtgttttttgGGCTAGAATTTGGGCAGAAAAGGGTCCAAAAATTGCTAGGGCGAATTCTGCAACTTTCTGCACGTGGCGTCCGTCACGCGTgtgcgtgggtcacgcgtgtGCGTCATTTGGAAGTTTTCCTTGTCACGCGTAtacgtcagtcacgcgtacgcgtcacttgtACTTTGCGCTAGgcatgcgttcgcgtcgtccatgcgtgcACGTCGCGTGGGTTTTGCGCGAGTCATGCGTCTGCGTcgtccatgcgtgcgcgtcgctgccATTTTCTTCAAAACTTCATTTTCGCGTGTTCCTTCCCCTTTTGCATGTTTCCTTtctattctctaagccattcctgccctataaagcctgaaaatactcaacacacagatcacggcatcaaatggtaataaaggataattaaaattaataattttattgtctaggaaacatattttcacatatattaaggaataaggaaggaattgtaaaaccatgcatttcatatgaataagtgagaAAATACTTGATagaaaccactcaattgagcataatataaatcataaaatagtggtttatcagttttcaaattttttaaaccTCTACCACTCTCTGATAAAAAAGGTACCTGCATACAAAGCTCAATGCTTATGCCTTGTCACTTGGTGGAAAGACATACACTTCTCCCTGACATCAAACCTATGTTTAGTGTTAGGCATTCATCTCCCACCAAAGATAGAGGAGGCCCTAAGAAGAAGGCCCCAAGAAAATTCCTACTAAAAATTTCTCACCTGGCATGAAGGTGGTGCTCACTAGAAGCCCAGTCATACCACATACTATGAATAGGATCCTGTCTCTAGAGCATGTTAAGATAATTCATGAGAGTGTAGGAAAGAGGTTCACAATGAGGGGTGAAGATCTGAGCCCCTTTGACCCTTTTCCTTAGAGGAGTTGACCATCAAGCTAGTGACGGTAAAGAAacgcttgttaggaggcaacccaaccataaGTATCATTTAGTttgattcaattttatttcaatttgatttcattttgttttttattgatCTTTAGAGTTTTCCTGGGTTTTCTAATGTTTGTGATAATGTACAACATTTAGGACAGGGACAGAGATATTCCGACAGAATAACAGAACACCATGGAGAAGACATGCTTGGGGTGCTAAACTCCAAGGATGACGTTTGAAATAGCATTACCATCGGCGTAGAAATTTCTTCTCGGTAAGAGGAAATATCTTAGTTGCAAGCATAGTTTCAAACCGACAAATAAcgctcaatcaaagtttaattttgtttgtcacttaagcaaaccaataaaaataccGAGAGTATTAGATcttgggtcgtctctcaaaggaattgtaGTGAGGTATGcgtattattggttatgaagtcCAAGGGGTGGTTTGTAATAAGAAGAATACAATctaaatgacaagaaaataaagaaaataactaAAGATAACAAATACTAAAAAGAGGCATTCATGACAAGGATTGAGAACtaaggctttctatcctagtcattaatTATCATACAATACTTAACAAGAGCTAATCCTATTTCGTCATCTCCAACATTGGAAGAAGGTATAATATTATCTTCATATtaagagaaagtcaaataagCCTAGCTA
Above is a genomic segment from Arachis stenosperma cultivar V10309 chromosome 1, arast.V10309.gnm1.PFL2, whole genome shotgun sequence containing:
- the LOC130982915 gene encoding uncharacterized protein LOC130982915, whose protein sequence is MPDPKSFLISYTIGTITFEKALCDLGSSINFMPLYVMKKLGSQEAQPTRIALEMADKFRKQAYGLVENVLVKVGELFLLADFVILDIGADTDDFIIIRRPFLATRRTLTDVKRVNWC